A region from the Alnus glutinosa chromosome 5, dhAlnGlut1.1, whole genome shotgun sequence genome encodes:
- the LOC133869479 gene encoding uncharacterized protein LOC133869479 — MPLYVPYRSNPLGSVSNGVSFLTHKFLMKTCFSEKVLWELNWVFIAVTMKSFSHELSSVSSSPIFSTVVCLYALILLYFPHLFLKIVFSPVLNATGILLFALLRLGAIQRLENEVNGNKETEEIDSREPGKPDFLDEDYKWVTSHSETDYETETGFDPTPCFEGSFVEWDVRAPLEVIYEEYEGEETGDPNPNEMGPDPTEREATRNVGIERYPSLSLYYPESDSEDSSDGDLGDFPADGKWYSPEGTSFTWNEEDREGLIEIALDGNDKRGLGFHVEEENLIEIDISPTRHDELPGEKLIFAGEVRFS; from the coding sequence atgcCTCTTTATGTCCCATACCGTTCTAATCCTTTAGGAAGTGTCTCTAATGGGGTTTCATTTCTCACTCACAAATTTCTAATGAAAACATGTTTTTCTGAGAAAGTTCTATGGGAATTGAATTGGGTTTTTATTGCGGTAACCATGAAATCTTTTTCCCATGAACTGTCGTCAGTCTCCTCGAGCCCTATTTTCTCAACCGTTGTCTGTCTTTACGCTCTGATTCTCCTCTATTTCCCACACCTTTTCCTGAAAATTGTTTTCTCGCCGGTACTCAACGCAACTGGGATTCTGTTATTCGCTCTACTCAGACTCGGTGCGATTCAGAGATTGGAAAACGAAGTCAATGGAAACAAAGAAACAGAGGAAATCGATTCCCGTGAGCCCGGAAAACCCGACTTTCTCGATGAAGATTACAAGTGGGTCACGTCCCATTCCGAAACAGACTACGAAACCGAAACGGGTTTCGACCCGACGCCGTGCTTCGAGGGCTCGTTCGTGGAATGGGACGTGAGGGCACCATTGGAGGTCATATACGAAGAGTACGAAGGCGAAGAAACAGGGGATCCGAATCCGAATGAAATGGGTCCGGACCCGACTGAGAGGGAAGCGACCCGGAATGTAGGTATTGAGAGGTACCCCTCGCTGTCATTGTACTACCCGGAATCGGACTCGGAAGACTCGTCGGACGGCGACCTTGGCGACTTTCCAGCTGACGGAAAGTGGTACTCGCCGGAGGGCACGAGCTTCACGTGGAATGAGGAGGACAGAGAGGGTTTGATAGAGATTGCCTTGGATGGGAACGACAAGAGAGGTCTGGGTTTCCATGTAGAGGAGGAGAATTTGATTGAGATTGATATTTCTCCGACGAGACACGATGAATTACCCGGCGAGAAATTGATATTTGCCGGTGAGGTTAGGTTCAGTTAA